A single genomic interval of Dyella sp. GSA-30 harbors:
- a CDS encoding Dps family protein, which yields MAISIGIAKKDREQVAQQLSQLLADTYSLYLKTHSFHWNITGPQFNSLHTMFETQYNELWLAADEVAERIRTLDVFAPGSYSQFGKLTSIKEEPGVPEWKEMVGQLVEGHEIAAHTARQTIKAADQAGDEGTADLVTGRLMEHEKTAWMLRSLLK from the coding sequence ATGGCCATTTCCATCGGTATCGCCAAAAAGGACCGCGAACAGGTCGCCCAGCAGCTGTCGCAGCTGCTTGCCGATACGTACTCGCTTTACCTGAAGACCCACAGCTTCCACTGGAACATCACCGGCCCGCAGTTCAACAGCCTGCACACGATGTTCGAGACCCAGTACAACGAACTATGGCTGGCCGCCGACGAAGTCGCCGAGCGCATCCGCACCCTGGACGTGTTCGCACCGGGCTCCTACAGCCAGTTCGGCAAGCTCACCTCGATCAAGGAAGAGCCGGGCGTGCCGGAGTGGAAGGAGATGGTCGGCCAGTTGGTCGAAGGCCATGAAATCGCCGCCCATACGGCACGCCAGACGATCAAGGCTGCCGACCAAGCCGGTGACGAAGGCACCGCCGACCTGGTGACCGGCCGCTTGATGGAGCATGAGAAGACGGCCTGGATGCTGCGTTCGCTGCTCAAATAA
- a CDS encoding glycosyltransferase, producing MSSTPAIQDSRHPFIAAVLLAIVVAAMNVGLWWWSNLPRGPDDWHGPIGGFALSAFQRYQNPLKQDFPSDDEVDSDLKLLRQYSPRIRTYAMLENPQVYRLAEKEGLQVMAGAWLDNRLDNNEKEIQALIAQARRYPNTITRVIVGNEVLFRNNMSPEQLMAYADRVRAAVHQPVSIAEPWHMWARYPELAQHVDFITVHLFPYWNGIPRSAGVGAALGSYNSLKQMFPDKPIVIGEIGWPSNGNRFQYADPSVSNEAIFLRDWFNIAKKEKIDYYIMEAFDQPWKEQLSGRTEAYWGMFNADRQLKFPFTGPVTEDVMWPWKAIAASLLALLPMIWFARHYSRFKLMGRFFFCALIQLACGLIVWSATLPFNFYLSWVDWTMLVLLFPAQIAILAILLINGFEFTEVLWRRSWVRHATMLTPDPPAKQPFVSIHLACYNEPPEMVIVTLDSLAKLEYANYEVLVIDNNTKDPNVWKPVQEYCEKLGSRFRFFHLEPWPGYKAGALNFGLKETDPAADVVAVIDADYEVRADWLSTLTGYFHDPKVAVVQCPQAHREYEHNTFRRMTAWEYDGFFRIGMHHRNERNAIIQHGTMTMVRRSALEGTGGWSEWTICEDAELGLRLMHAGYELVYVDELMGKGLTPADFKAYKSQRYRWAFGAMQILKGRWDWMTKKGPLSGGQRFHFLTGWFSWFADALHLIFTLMAIFWTAGMIGLPSLFNLPMQLFLIPVIGFFFAKAIFGIVLYRARVPCSWYDTLMASLASMGLSHAIARGILHGLTRKKTAFIVTAKSRRLGESSFAAFTPVREELLMAFVLLLCVIGMATSVGSQYIEGRLWMVILAAQSIPYVSAVCGAWIAHKAGDKAG from the coding sequence TTGAGCTCGACACCAGCTATTCAGGACAGCCGTCATCCATTCATCGCAGCGGTTTTGCTCGCCATCGTGGTGGCCGCGATGAACGTGGGCCTGTGGTGGTGGAGCAACCTGCCGCGCGGTCCCGACGACTGGCACGGGCCGATCGGCGGCTTTGCCCTGTCGGCTTTTCAGCGCTACCAGAATCCGCTGAAGCAGGATTTCCCCAGCGACGACGAGGTCGATAGCGACCTGAAGCTGTTGCGCCAGTACAGCCCACGTATCCGCACCTACGCGATGCTGGAGAACCCGCAGGTCTATCGCCTGGCCGAGAAGGAAGGCCTGCAGGTGATGGCCGGTGCGTGGCTGGACAACCGCCTGGACAACAACGAGAAAGAGATCCAGGCGCTGATCGCCCAGGCACGCCGCTACCCGAATACGATCACCCGCGTCATCGTCGGCAACGAGGTGTTGTTCCGCAACAACATGTCGCCGGAACAATTGATGGCCTACGCCGACCGCGTACGCGCAGCGGTGCATCAGCCGGTGTCAATTGCCGAGCCGTGGCATATGTGGGCACGCTATCCGGAGCTGGCGCAACACGTCGACTTCATCACGGTGCATCTGTTCCCTTACTGGAACGGCATTCCCCGTAGCGCCGGTGTCGGGGCTGCGTTGGGCAGCTACAACTCGCTCAAGCAGATGTTCCCGGACAAGCCGATCGTGATCGGCGAAATCGGCTGGCCGTCCAATGGCAACCGCTTCCAGTACGCCGACCCGTCGGTGTCGAACGAGGCGATCTTCCTGCGCGACTGGTTCAACATCGCCAAGAAGGAAAAGATCGACTACTACATCATGGAAGCCTTCGATCAGCCCTGGAAGGAACAGCTGTCCGGGCGCACCGAGGCCTACTGGGGCATGTTCAATGCCGATCGCCAGCTGAAGTTCCCCTTCACCGGGCCGGTCACTGAGGACGTGATGTGGCCGTGGAAGGCGATCGCCGCCAGCCTGCTCGCGCTGCTCCCGATGATCTGGTTCGCCCGCCATTACAGCCGCTTCAAGCTGATGGGACGGTTCTTCTTCTGTGCGCTGATCCAGCTGGCCTGCGGCCTGATCGTGTGGTCAGCGACCCTGCCCTTCAACTTCTACCTCAGCTGGGTCGACTGGACCATGCTGGTGCTGTTGTTCCCGGCGCAGATCGCGATCCTGGCGATCCTGCTGATCAACGGCTTCGAGTTCACCGAGGTGCTGTGGCGTCGCAGCTGGGTGCGTCACGCCACCATGCTGACACCCGATCCGCCGGCCAAGCAGCCGTTCGTGTCAATCCATCTGGCCTGCTACAACGAGCCGCCGGAGATGGTCATCGTCACGCTCGATTCGCTGGCCAAGCTCGAATATGCCAACTACGAAGTCCTGGTGATCGACAACAACACCAAGGACCCGAACGTCTGGAAGCCGGTGCAGGAATATTGCGAGAAGCTCGGTTCGCGCTTCCGCTTCTTCCATCTGGAACCGTGGCCAGGCTACAAGGCAGGCGCGCTGAACTTCGGCCTGAAGGAAACCGATCCGGCCGCCGACGTGGTCGCGGTCATAGATGCCGACTACGAAGTGCGTGCCGATTGGCTGTCCACCCTCACCGGCTACTTCCACGACCCGAAGGTGGCCGTGGTGCAGTGCCCGCAGGCGCACCGCGAGTACGAGCACAACACCTTCCGCCGCATGACCGCCTGGGAATACGACGGCTTCTTCCGCATCGGCATGCATCATCGCAACGAGCGCAACGCGATCATCCAGCACGGCACGATGACGATGGTTCGCCGCTCCGCGCTGGAAGGCACCGGCGGCTGGTCCGAATGGACGATCTGCGAAGACGCCGAGCTGGGCCTGCGCCTGATGCATGCCGGCTACGAGCTAGTCTATGTCGATGAATTGATGGGCAAGGGCCTGACCCCGGCCGACTTCAAGGCGTACAAGAGCCAGCGCTACCGCTGGGCCTTCGGCGCGATGCAGATCCTCAAGGGCCGTTGGGACTGGATGACCAAGAAGGGCCCGCTTTCGGGCGGCCAGCGCTTCCACTTCCTCACCGGCTGGTTCAGCTGGTTTGCCGATGCGCTGCACCTGATCTTCACCCTGATGGCGATCTTCTGGACCGCCGGCATGATCGGCCTGCCCTCGCTGTTCAACCTGCCGATGCAGCTGTTCCTGATCCCGGTGATCGGGTTCTTCTTCGCCAAGGCGATCTTCGGCATCGTGCTCTACCGCGCACGCGTCCCATGCAGCTGGTACGACACGCTGATGGCGTCGCTGGCCAGCATGGGCCTGTCGCACGCCATCGCACGCGGCATCCTGCATGGCCTGACGCGCAAGAAGACCGCCTTCATCGTGACGGCCAAGAGCCGTCGCCTGGGCGAGTCGAGCTTCGCGGCGTTCACACCGGTGCGCGAGGAACTGCTGATGGCCTTCGTGCTGCTGCTGTGTGTGATCGGCATGGCCACCAGCGTAGGCTCGCAGTACATCGAAGGCCGGCTGTGGATGGTCATCCTGGCGGCGCAATCGATTCCCTATGTTTCGGCCGTCTGTGGCGCCTGGATCGCGCACAAGGCAGGCGACAAGGCGGGCTGA
- a CDS encoding autotransporter assembly complex family protein: protein MRWNRRQGSILLPLLLCTSLAHAGVQLVVDGVDDNLKGAITSTVELAQYANRDVTEAQARRLYERAHDQVTLALQPYGYYEPSVDGDIKQVGKDWQVILHVKPGEPVKVTAVDVQLDKTAANIPAVRRAKRAVERLKDQVLNDGAYDSARDSLSGALTATGFLDARLVTHRVEVNRSEHSAVIKLAWEAGQRYRYGTVHFEGSQFRQGFLDRYVPFKSGDYFDQDQLLQLQQALNGADYFSVVNVLPEVDAKAHGEVDVKVELAPAKRTIYTGGPFIGTDTGVGVRASMERRWVNARGHKWKNELVLAQRLKTLSTLYSIPMPGQNQRSFNFGANFRDANTDTSKSRTLELVANETRLWHGWTRTVGLHALSGTFTVGQEANENENAAGIEHGRSTLVYPEVSLSRKVADNPTFVRKGWAVNIYARSTVGTLLSDTRFSQIAADAKWIRAFTRRDRLILRGAMGYTVTGNFDALPPQLRFFAGGDRSVRGYGFQTIAPKNAFGRVIGGKNLLVASTEVEHYFTKNWGMAAFVDAGNAFSGTNYSPRIGTGLGVRWLSPVGMIRVDLGTPINDQQRHGVELHLVIGPDL from the coding sequence ATGCGTTGGAACCGCCGCCAAGGCTCGATCCTGCTACCGCTGTTGCTGTGCACGTCGCTGGCCCATGCCGGCGTGCAACTCGTTGTGGACGGCGTGGACGACAACCTCAAGGGCGCGATCACCTCCACGGTCGAACTGGCGCAGTACGCCAACCGCGATGTCACCGAGGCGCAGGCGCGCCGGCTGTACGAGCGCGCGCACGATCAGGTCACACTGGCCCTGCAGCCTTACGGCTACTACGAGCCCAGCGTCGACGGCGATATCAAGCAGGTCGGCAAGGACTGGCAGGTCATCCTGCACGTCAAACCTGGCGAGCCGGTCAAGGTGACCGCCGTCGATGTGCAACTGGACAAGACCGCCGCCAACATCCCCGCCGTACGACGCGCCAAGCGGGCGGTCGAGCGACTCAAGGACCAGGTGCTCAACGATGGGGCCTACGACAGCGCGCGCGACAGCCTCAGCGGCGCGCTTACGGCAACCGGCTTCCTCGATGCCAGGCTGGTCACCCATCGTGTCGAAGTCAATCGCAGCGAGCACAGCGCGGTGATCAAGCTGGCCTGGGAGGCGGGGCAGCGCTATCGCTATGGCACGGTGCATTTCGAAGGCTCGCAGTTTCGCCAGGGCTTTCTCGACCGCTATGTGCCATTCAAATCCGGCGACTACTTCGACCAGGACCAGCTGCTGCAATTGCAGCAGGCCTTGAACGGCGCGGATTATTTCTCGGTAGTCAACGTGCTACCCGAGGTCGATGCAAAAGCGCATGGCGAGGTCGACGTCAAAGTCGAGCTTGCGCCAGCCAAACGCACCATCTACACCGGTGGCCCCTTTATCGGCACCGATACCGGCGTCGGCGTGCGCGCCAGCATGGAACGCCGCTGGGTCAACGCCCGCGGCCACAAATGGAAGAACGAACTGGTGCTGGCGCAGCGACTGAAGACGCTGTCGACGTTGTATTCAATTCCCATGCCCGGCCAGAATCAGCGCAGCTTCAACTTCGGCGCCAACTTTCGCGACGCCAATACCGACACATCCAAGTCCCGCACGCTCGAACTCGTCGCCAATGAAACGCGCCTGTGGCATGGCTGGACGCGCACGGTCGGCCTGCACGCGCTGTCGGGCACGTTCACCGTGGGCCAGGAGGCCAACGAGAACGAGAATGCCGCGGGCATCGAACATGGCCGCAGCACCCTGGTCTACCCGGAAGTCTCGCTGTCGCGCAAAGTCGCCGACAATCCCACCTTCGTGCGCAAAGGTTGGGCGGTAAACATCTACGCGCGCAGTACGGTTGGCACGCTGCTGTCCGATACGCGTTTCAGCCAGATCGCGGCCGATGCCAAATGGATTCGCGCGTTCACGCGCCGCGATCGCCTGATTCTACGCGGGGCCATGGGTTACACCGTGACCGGCAACTTCGACGCACTGCCGCCACAGTTGCGCTTCTTCGCCGGCGGCGACCGCTCCGTTCGTGGCTACGGCTTCCAGACCATTGCCCCGAAAAATGCGTTCGGCCGCGTGATAGGCGGCAAGAACCTGTTGGTCGCCAGTACCGAAGTCGAGCATTACTTCACCAAGAATTGGGGCATGGCGGCTTTCGTCGACGCCGGCAATGCGTTCAGTGGCACCAACTACAGCCCGCGCATTGGCACGGGTCTGGGCGTACGCTGGCTGTCGCCGGTAGGCATGATTCGCGTCGACCTGGGCACGCCGATCAACGATCAGCAGCGTCACGGCGTGGAACTGCATCTGGTGATCGGACCGGATCTGTAA
- a CDS encoding translocation/assembly module TamB domain-containing protein, with the protein MRKWLKRVALALAALLVLLTAALWWLLGSAGGLRFALAQAQHFTDGALTVQHAEGRLIGPLKLSGLRYADGSGLDAKVAQAELDLRIWPLLRKRVHVLNLQVEGVDVALPKPAPEEPESQSSFSLKPPIDLQLDRVHVGKVRITQAQDDHQQQPLFLSDNLDLAGQWTAKGIGLHKLTLRAPDGHADLNGELAISTDEKGDGALGFGWKVAGVDYAGDIEAHGDGKQVKVGLKLSQPMAAQIDLDLTQSGEYPWTAKVALPAFDPKPLLGDSALKTLALDIQGSGNRHGGNVNGQVGINQYQLQLKPLRAHFSDDFKLLTLDELNLGSPQIKGALSASGTVQLGAQPVSADLALHWKDVLLPANLVGQDLASRGDITVKGSAEQFHTEGDVDIGPPGNLAKLALNLDGTQKQINLHTLELKQPRGHLLAKGTLDLQPALAWQMQLTSENLNPGQLLAGWDGALNMDLVTQGTLPKDQPDATVEIRKLEGKLRDRAIKGSGKLHVSPTQVVDGKLELASGGSTVDIAAKPGTSNDIDLTLAIASLGDWLPEAAGKLNGDFRVRGKLPKLAIDGRLNGTAVTYAGQQIEKLQLTADVPDISNPGGKLDLTTQGVTAGGFVFREVDLHGNGTSAQHSLTLDARGDQLSTGLSLSGTLKGSNWNGTLSRFDLEPKGIPRWRLQQPTKLGYNDGALNLSELCLTAGAPQLCAAAKQDKAGNLDASYRLHDLPLALLTSIAGSSDLPMRADGVLNGNGAIRRNAAGALSGNATISSTRGTVTYVEHADRPLLSYTDLALNAELSPTSQHATLSANFNDGGRLDGQVAINGAQQNLSGQINLRFNDLSLIELFTNEIASVKGRLNGQFHLGGTVKEPAITGQADVEDFAAEVPVAGLKLTQGKLTVSTTDAQRFQIQGGVQSGKGALAIDGYAGIGQNAQTALTIKGSQFTAADIPAAKVVISPDLVIKQDAKGIDVGGSVLLESADVDVSKLPGAGATQASPDVVVVDEKKQQEEAAKMPITAQIKVDLGRKTHLVGMGLDGRLSGVLNVSERPGRATTGQGQITVDGIYKAYGQNLNIEQGRLLFASTPIDNPGLDIRAARKLSPNATIDDGQKVGLYVSGTAQRPVLTVFSNPVMEQSDALSYLITGKPLSQVKGGEGSMVGAAAQALGSAAGDLLAKSIGSKIGVDDIGVSSNEALGGTSAFTVGKYLSPRLYLSYGVGLFEPGQVITLRYRLSHRWNFEAQNATDFSRASLNYRIEK; encoded by the coding sequence ATGAGGAAGTGGCTAAAACGCGTGGCATTGGCGCTTGCCGCCCTGCTGGTGCTGCTGACGGCGGCGCTGTGGTGGCTGCTTGGCAGCGCCGGCGGCTTGCGCTTCGCGCTTGCCCAGGCGCAGCACTTCACCGACGGCGCGCTCACCGTGCAGCACGCCGAAGGTCGCCTGATCGGACCGCTCAAGCTTTCCGGGCTGCGTTATGCCGACGGTTCCGGCCTGGATGCCAAAGTGGCGCAAGCCGAGCTGGACCTGCGTATCTGGCCCTTGCTGCGCAAACGCGTGCATGTACTGAACCTGCAGGTCGAGGGTGTCGATGTCGCTCTGCCCAAACCCGCTCCCGAAGAACCCGAAAGTCAGAGCAGCTTTTCGCTCAAGCCGCCGATCGATCTGCAGCTCGATCGCGTACATGTAGGCAAGGTGCGCATCACGCAGGCACAGGACGATCACCAGCAACAGCCGTTGTTCCTCTCGGACAATCTCGATCTGGCTGGCCAATGGACCGCCAAGGGCATCGGGCTGCACAAACTGACATTGCGCGCGCCGGACGGCCATGCCGATCTCAACGGCGAGCTGGCAATCAGCACCGACGAAAAGGGCGACGGCGCACTCGGCTTCGGCTGGAAGGTAGCCGGCGTCGACTATGCCGGCGATATCGAAGCGCATGGCGACGGCAAGCAGGTGAAGGTAGGTCTCAAGCTCAGCCAGCCGATGGCCGCGCAGATCGACCTGGACCTGACCCAGAGCGGCGAGTATCCGTGGACGGCCAAGGTCGCCCTGCCCGCTTTCGATCCCAAACCTTTGCTGGGCGACAGCGCGCTCAAGACGCTCGCGCTGGATATCCAGGGCAGCGGCAATCGTCATGGCGGCAACGTCAACGGCCAAGTCGGCATCAACCAATACCAGCTGCAACTCAAGCCGCTGCGTGCGCATTTCAGCGACGACTTCAAGCTGCTCACGCTGGACGAACTCAACCTCGGCTCGCCACAGATCAAGGGTGCATTGAGCGCTAGCGGCACGGTGCAACTCGGTGCACAGCCGGTCAGTGCCGACTTGGCACTGCATTGGAAGGACGTGTTGTTGCCGGCCAATCTGGTGGGACAGGATCTGGCCAGTCGTGGCGACATCACGGTCAAGGGCAGCGCCGAGCAGTTCCATACCGAAGGCGATGTCGATATCGGGCCGCCGGGAAATCTCGCCAAGCTCGCGCTCAATCTCGATGGCACGCAGAAACAGATCAACCTCCACACGCTCGAGTTGAAGCAGCCGCGTGGACATCTGCTGGCCAAGGGCACGCTCGATCTGCAGCCTGCACTGGCCTGGCAGATGCAGCTGACTTCGGAGAATCTCAATCCGGGGCAGTTGCTGGCCGGCTGGGACGGCGCCTTGAATATGGACCTGGTCACCCAGGGCACACTGCCGAAAGATCAGCCCGACGCGACCGTGGAAATCCGCAAGCTCGAAGGCAAACTGCGCGACCGTGCGATCAAGGGTAGCGGCAAGCTGCATGTCAGTCCGACCCAGGTCGTGGACGGCAAGCTCGAACTCGCTTCTGGCGGTAGCACCGTCGATATCGCCGCGAAGCCAGGCACCAGCAACGATATCGATCTGACGCTCGCCATAGCGTCACTGGGCGACTGGCTACCTGAGGCAGCCGGCAAGCTCAATGGCGACTTTCGCGTGCGTGGCAAGTTGCCCAAGCTGGCGATCGATGGGCGCCTGAATGGTACCGCGGTGACCTACGCAGGCCAGCAGATCGAGAAGTTGCAATTGACCGCCGACGTGCCCGATATCAGCAACCCTGGCGGCAAGCTCGATCTGACCACGCAAGGCGTGACCGCTGGCGGCTTCGTCTTTCGCGAAGTCGACCTGCACGGCAACGGCACCTCCGCGCAGCACAGCCTGACCCTCGATGCGCGTGGCGATCAGCTTTCCACCGGATTGAGCCTGAGCGGCACACTCAAGGGAAGCAACTGGAACGGCACGCTGTCGCGCTTCGATCTGGAGCCCAAAGGCATTCCGCGCTGGCGTCTGCAGCAACCAACAAAGCTCGGTTACAACGACGGCGCCTTGAACCTGTCGGAGCTGTGCCTCACCGCCGGTGCGCCGCAACTGTGCGCGGCGGCCAAGCAGGACAAAGCCGGCAATCTCGATGCAAGCTATCGTCTGCATGACCTGCCGCTCGCGCTGTTGACGAGTATCGCCGGCTCGAGCGACCTGCCCATGCGCGCCGATGGCGTGCTCAACGGCAACGGCGCGATCCGCCGTAATGCGGCCGGCGCACTCAGCGGCAACGCGACCATCAGCTCCACGCGCGGCACGGTGACCTATGTGGAACATGCCGACCGTCCGCTGCTCAGTTACACCGATCTGGCGCTGAATGCCGAGCTGAGCCCAACCAGCCAACACGCGACCTTGAGCGCCAACTTCAATGACGGTGGCCGTCTGGACGGCCAGGTCGCGATCAACGGCGCGCAGCAAAATCTCTCCGGCCAGATCAATCTTCGCTTCAACGATCTGTCGCTGATCGAGCTTTTCACCAACGAAATCGCCAGCGTCAAGGGACGCCTCAACGGACAGTTCCACCTTGGCGGGACGGTGAAGGAGCCCGCGATCACCGGCCAAGCCGATGTCGAAGATTTTGCCGCGGAAGTGCCCGTTGCCGGCCTCAAGCTGACGCAAGGCAAGCTCACCGTCAGCACGACCGATGCGCAGCGCTTTCAGATTCAGGGCGGCGTGCAATCGGGCAAGGGAGCGTTGGCGATTGATGGCTATGCCGGCATCGGCCAGAACGCGCAAACGGCGCTTACCATCAAAGGCAGCCAGTTCACCGCCGCGGACATCCCTGCTGCCAAGGTGGTGATTTCCCCCGATCTGGTCATCAAACAAGATGCCAAGGGCATCGATGTCGGCGGTTCGGTCCTGCTCGAAAGCGCCGACGTCGATGTCTCCAAGCTCCCCGGCGCGGGCGCAACCCAGGCTTCGCCCGACGTGGTCGTCGTCGATGAGAAGAAGCAGCAGGAAGAAGCCGCCAAAATGCCGATCACCGCGCAGATCAAGGTCGATCTGGGCCGCAAGACCCACCTGGTCGGCATGGGGCTCGACGGACGTCTCAGCGGCGTACTGAATGTGAGCGAGCGTCCCGGTCGCGCGACGACCGGTCAGGGCCAGATCACGGTCGACGGTATCTACAAGGCTTACGGCCAGAACCTCAATATTGAGCAGGGCCGCCTGCTCTTCGCCAGTACGCCGATCGACAACCCCGGCCTGGATATCCGCGCCGCGCGCAAGCTCAGCCCGAACGCGACCATCGACGATGGCCAGAAGGTCGGGCTATACGTGTCGGGTACGGCACAACGCCCGGTGCTGACGGTGTTCTCCAACCCGGTGATGGAGCAATCGGACGCTCTCTCCTACTTGATCACCGGCAAGCCGCTGTCGCAGGTCAAGGGCGGTGAAGGCAGCATGGTGGGGGCGGCCGCGCAGGCGCTGGGATCGGCCGCAGGCGATCTGCTGGCCAAGAGCATCGGCTCGAAGATCGGCGTCGACGACATCGGCGTCTCGAGCAACGAGGCGCTGGGCGGTACGTCGGCGTTTACGGTCGGCAAGTACCTTTCGCCGCGCTTGTATCTGAGCTATGGCGTGGGGCTGTTCGAGCCGGGCCAGGTCATTACCTTGCGTTACCGGTTGAGCCATCGGTGGAATTTCGAGGCGCAGAACGCGACGGACTTCAGTCGGGCTAGTTTGAATTATCGGATTGAGAAGTGA
- a CDS encoding M13 family metallopeptidase, with the protein MQRLRWILTAAVIGGSTALVGVQAADAPAKTAKTSPSGIDLAGIDHAIKPGDDFDGYANESWRKTAQIPADRSSTGIFLQVFEKAEKRNADLIRDMGKGNPAAGSNPRKIADYYAAFMNTAQIDKAGLAPLKASFDQINAIGNVTDLSRVLGGELRADVDPVNSTNFDTEHLFGLFVTQGLEDPSHNVAYLLQGGLGMPSRDYYLSNDKDMVAAREKYQQYIAALLKQANVADADTKAKNIFALETKIAQGQTDLVESQDVHKANNPWPTGDYAKHAPGIDWNAYFAAAGLSKQKTIDAWQPQAIAKLSALVASEPLGTWKDYLTFHAINHSTAVLPHEFDALSFEFYGHTLQGTPKQRDRWKRAISATNNGLGDAVGQEYVKRYFPASSKKQVQQMVTNILAAFDDHVDTLDWMTPATKQKAKAKIETLRVGVGYPESWRNYSSLDIRADDALGNQLRAEKFEYLHQLAKLDQPVDKGEWWMTPQTVNAVNLPLQNALNFPAAILEAPFFDPKADPAANYGSIGAVIGHEISHSFDNTGAEFDEQGRMANWWTPDDQAHFKAAGQRLVEQYNAYEPLPGVHINGQQTLGENIADVSGLAIALAAYHKSLGGKPAPVLDGLTGDQRFFLAFAQSWREKTRDAALRQQLITDGHSPGNYRAQTVRNIDGWYEAFKAQPGQKLYLDPQQRVKIW; encoded by the coding sequence GTGCAGCGACTTCGTTGGATTCTTACCGCCGCCGTCATCGGTGGCTCGACCGCGCTCGTTGGCGTCCAAGCCGCCGATGCTCCCGCAAAGACCGCAAAAACCAGCCCCTCGGGGATCGACCTGGCCGGCATCGACCACGCGATCAAGCCTGGCGACGATTTCGACGGCTACGCCAATGAAAGCTGGCGCAAGACGGCGCAGATTCCGGCCGACCGCTCCAGCACCGGCATCTTCCTGCAGGTGTTCGAGAAAGCCGAGAAGCGCAATGCGGATCTGATCCGCGACATGGGCAAGGGCAACCCGGCGGCAGGCAGCAATCCGCGCAAGATTGCCGACTACTACGCGGCCTTCATGAACACCGCGCAGATCGACAAGGCCGGCCTGGCCCCGCTCAAAGCTTCGTTCGATCAGATCAACGCGATCGGCAACGTCACCGACCTCTCGCGCGTGCTCGGCGGCGAGTTGCGTGCCGATGTGGATCCGGTCAACTCGACCAATTTCGACACCGAGCACCTGTTCGGCCTGTTCGTGACGCAAGGATTGGAAGATCCCTCGCACAATGTCGCTTATCTGCTGCAGGGCGGCCTGGGCATGCCCAGTCGCGACTACTACCTGTCGAACGACAAGGACATGGTCGCCGCGCGCGAAAAATATCAGCAGTACATCGCCGCACTTCTCAAGCAAGCCAATGTGGCCGACGCCGATACCAAGGCCAAGAACATCTTCGCGCTGGAAACCAAGATCGCCCAGGGGCAGACGGACCTGGTCGAAAGCCAGGACGTTCACAAGGCCAACAACCCATGGCCGACCGGTGATTACGCCAAGCATGCACCGGGCATCGACTGGAATGCCTATTTTGCCGCGGCGGGCCTGTCCAAGCAGAAGACCATCGACGCCTGGCAGCCGCAAGCGATCGCCAAACTTTCCGCCCTGGTGGCCAGCGAACCGCTTGGCACCTGGAAGGACTATCTCACCTTCCACGCCATCAACCACAGCACCGCGGTGCTGCCGCACGAATTCGACGCGCTCTCGTTCGAGTTCTACGGCCATACCCTGCAAGGCACGCCCAAGCAGCGCGATCGCTGGAAACGCGCGATCAGCGCAACCAACAACGGGCTCGGCGATGCGGTCGGGCAGGAATACGTAAAGCGGTATTTCCCTGCCTCGTCGAAGAAACAGGTGCAGCAGATGGTCACCAATATCCTGGCCGCGTTCGACGATCACGTCGACACGCTGGACTGGATGACCCCGGCCACCAAACAGAAAGCCAAGGCCAAGATCGAGACCCTGCGCGTCGGTGTCGGTTACCCGGAAAGCTGGCGCAACTACAGCTCGCTGGATATCCGTGCCGACGACGCCCTGGGCAACCAGCTGCGCGCCGAGAAGTTCGAATACCTGCATCAGCTGGCCAAGCTCGATCAACCGGTCGACAAGGGCGAATGGTGGATGACGCCGCAGACGGTCAACGCGGTGAACCTGCCGCTGCAGAACGCGCTGAACTTCCCTGCCGCGATTCTCGAGGCACCGTTCTTCGATCCCAAGGCCGACCCGGCTGCCAACTACGGCTCAATCGGCGCGGTGATCGGTCACGAGATCAGCCACAGCTTCGACAACACCGGTGCCGAGTTCGACGAACAAGGTCGCATGGCCAACTGGTGGACGCCGGACGATCAGGCGCATTTCAAGGCAGCGGGCCAACGTCTGGTCGAACAATACAATGCCTACGAACCGCTGCCTGGCGTGCATATCAACGGGCAGCAGACGCTGGGCGAAAACATCGCTGACGTATCCGGCCTGGCCATTGCGTTGGCCGCGTATCACAAATCGCTGGGTGGCAAGCCGGCACCGGTACTGGATGGCCTCACGGGCGACCAGCGTTTCTTCCTCGCCTTCGCGCAGTCGTGGCGCGAGAAGACGCGTGACGCCGCGCTACGCCAGCAGCTGATTACCGACGGTCACTCACCAGGCAACTATCGCGCACAGACCGTGCGCAATATCGATGGCTGGTACGAAGCGTTCAAGGCTCAACCGGGTCAGAAGCTTTATCTCGATCCGCAGCAGCGCGTGAAGATCTGGTAA